The Coccidioides posadasii str. Silveira chromosome 3, complete sequence genome contains a region encoding:
- a CDS encoding uncharacterized protein (EggNog:ENOG410PZXQ), with product MADIRDRGFYNVPFHKIPKVVVSIAAPNYHEGCQLYSLWQKARILADLLRMGSIIEKLEIRLQPRGLFDWGMWCWASSTGRYDHDVVVMPFCALPNLLSLEIKHDPLTDNRALDWETMNWAMGRPLPDIDGRMAEDYFWMHCELLKWIHGPVADVQRRDFFAHWFLQGRSGYSPFESEVARIVSAYPEIIRVHNFDMDIIHEAHQTMVCLYYHCRKRAQARLGGDSTWIFPEPDMTTWDPQLWYLCFPRGIPRSTSRRYRDDIKPLVGCYLPNAYKRIVRAGGLFSTMPFLIERWFLLECSTSPAMRALAAQVEAMRLG from the coding sequence ATGGCCGATATCAGAGATCGTGGTTTTTACAACGTTCCTTTCCACAAAATTCCCAAGGTCGTAGTGAGCATCGCGGCGCCAAACTACCACGAAGGGTGTCAACTCTACTCGCTCTGGCAGAAAGCCAGAATCCTGGCTGACCTGCTGAGAATGGGATCCATAATTGAGAAGCTGGAGATCCGGCTACAGCCACGAGGGCTTTTCGATTGGGGAATGTGGTGCTGGGCCAGTTCGACCGGTCGCTATGATCATGACGTCGTCGTGATGCCGTTTTGCGCCTTACCAAACCTTCTGTCTCTCGAGATTAAGCACGATCCCCTAACCGACAACAGAGCACTCGACTGGGAAACTATGAACTGGGCGATGGGGCGCCCTTTGCCCGACATTGACGGCCGCATGGCCGAGGACTACTTCTGGATGCATTGTGAACTGCTGAAATGGATCCACGGCCCGGTTGCAGATGTCCAGCGACGAGACTTTTTCGCCCACTGGTTCCTACAGGGACGGAGCGGCTATTCGCCCTTCGAAAGTGAGGTTGCTCGAATTGTCAGCGCGTATCCCGAGATCATCAGAGTCCACAACTTCGACATGGATATCATCCACGAGGCGCACCAGACCATGGTGTGCCTATATTATCATTGCCGAAAAAGGGCCCAGGCAAGGCTCGGGGGCGATAGCACTTGGATTTTCCCGGAACCGGACATGACGACCTGGGATCCACAATTGTGGTATCTATGTTTTCCACGTGGGATACCGAGATCTACCTCGAGACGATACAGAGACGACATCAAGCCGCTAGTGGGGTGTTATCTGCCGAATGCGTACAAACGCATTGTGAGAGCGGGAGGCTTGTTTTCTACGATGCCATTCTTGATCGAGAGATGGTTCCTACTGGAATGCTCTACATCTCCCGCAATGAGAGCCCTTGCCGCCCAGGTGGAAGCAATGCGCCTTGGTTGA
- a CDS encoding uncharacterized protein (CAZy:CE5~SECRETED:SignalP(1-26)~EggNog:ENOG410PQDG~COG:S~BUSCO:13525at33183), which translates to MLLLSAIATLALHGALCLARPAPAETQNDCAPVHIMSARGSNQPPGEGPTLAPLVDAIVADHPGSTREPIVWPALIFPYAESSHNGTLAVTAQLTAYVERCPKSKIVLLGFSQGSHVIGDSLCGGGGLPGIGPITDPISTTIGDHVSAIVWLGDPRHRGNDTYNRGTSVRDGIFPRLQSQSCEHYAANLQSYCDTRDIFCDSGDSLHVHRGYIPKYLEAAKQFVNERLR; encoded by the exons ATGCTCCTCTTAAGTGCAATCGCCACCCTAGCGCTGCACGGCGCACTGTGCCTTGCCCGTCCCGCCCCGGCGGAAACCCAGAATGACTGTGCACCGGTTCATATCATGAGCGCACGTGGCAGCAACCAGCCGCCGGGCGAAGGACCAACTCTCGCTCCGCTCGTGGACGCTATCGTAGCCGATCACCCAGGCAGTACACGCGAGCCGATCGTCTGGCCCGCACTTATATTCCCCTACGCTGAAAGCTCTCACAACGGGACCTTGGCCGTGACCGCCCAGCTTACTGCGTACGTGGAGCGATGCCCTAAATCGAAGATCGTGCTGCTGGGCTTCTCCCAGGGCTCCCATGTGATCGGAGACAGCCTCTGCGGTGGAGGAGGCCTGCCCGGGATCGGTCCCATCACCGACCCCATCTCAACGACTATCGGAGACCACG TATCCGCCATCGTTTGGCTCGGCGACCCGCGTCACCGAGGGAATGATACATACAATAGGGGCACCTCTGTGAGAGACGGG ATCTTCCCACGTCTGCAGTCACAGTCCTGCGAACACTACGCAGCTAACCTGCAGTCATACTGCGACACGCGGGATATCTTTTGCGACAGTGGAGACAGCCTCCATGTGCATCGTGGATATATCCCCAAGTACCTCGAGGCCGCGAAGCAATTTGTCAACGAGAGGTTGAGGTAA
- a CDS encoding uncharacterized protein (EggNog:ENOG410Q5CP~TransMembrane:1 (o12-30i)): MFINGSFHDVELGLLPIGSLTPLCVVKIAFNEPREKWRQDTAGLVCGAENECRILVVVEICEEPDENRPPPPEKELWSSLPFMHRHNVGQLAATIQAFCIRKEYYLSGRFTCKVHLQCLRWHEPELLWECEMTRDEVISHTEEDEDMYPNWRNILLPEWDVKGEDILLPFEELLEAMWDCIEGYDNMVALRMAGVRKGALEPAVEECQDCRLCERHIEPLNRLQNMYKREAAAKQAEEMKRKAEKARKDKARLLWKRPKRSDTVTRQQRDVAEPLCQDENGQHSVEEMSVAGVDDIDEDTEEDETGGDEGSEYEDDGDQDTDMSSD, translated from the coding sequence ATGTTTATCAATGGGTCGTTCCATGACGTTGAACTCGGCCTTCTTCCCATCGGTTCTCTCACCCCCCTTTGCGTGGTCAAAATCGCGTTTAACGAGCCAAGGGAGAAGTGGCGACAGGATACGGCAGGATTGGTTTGCGGAGCCGAAAACGAGTGCAGAATTCTTGTTGTCGTGGAAATCTGTGAAGAGCCAGATGAGAACAGGCCACCCCCGCCGGAAAAGGAATTGTGGAGCTCTCTTCCCTTCATGCACAGACACAACGTCGGCCAATTGGCAGCGACCATCCAGGCGTTTTGCATACGCAAGGAATACTACCTCAGCGGCCGCTTCACGTGCAAGGTTCACCTACAATGTTTGCGTTGGCACGAGCCAGAGCTGCTGTGGGAGTGCGAGATGACTAGGGACGAGGTCATTTCGCACaccgaagaagatgaagacaTGTACCCCAACTGGCGAAATATCCTTTTGCCCGAGTGGGATGTGAAAGGCGAGGATATCCTGCTCCCGTTTGAAGAGCTGTTGGAAGCCATGTGGGATTGCATCGAAGGGTACGACAACATGGTCGCGTTGCGGATGGCTGGGGTCAGGAAAGGAGCGTTGGAACCAGCAGTGGAGGAGTGCCAGGACTGCAGGCTCTGCGAGCGCCACATCGAGCCTCTTAACCGGCTCCAGAACATGTATAAGAGAGAGGCCGCGGCGAAACAAGCGGAAGAGATGAAGCGCAAGGCTGAAAAAGCCAGAAAGGACAAAGCAAGGTTGCTCTGGAAAAGACCCAAAAGGAGCGATACCGTTACACGACAGCAGCGGGATGTGGCCGAGCCGCTGTGTCAAGATGAGAATGGACAGCACAGTGTGGAAGAAATGAGCGTCGCAGGGGTGGATGATATTGATGAGGATACGGAAGAGGACGAGACTGGAGGAGACGAAGGGAGTGAATACGAAGATGATGGTGACCAAGACACGGATATGAGTTCAGATTAG
- a CDS encoding uncharacterized protein (SECRETED:SignalP(1-18)~EggNog:ENOG410PZS2) encodes MKYTTLLAAVALVPAALAAAVDGAAPAPLAERACVPSKCRCIGGQGQFCGNEAINHHCKNGHVYECNRHTGKTCDYGYRKSCGQCGKLSC; translated from the exons ATGAAG TACACTACCCTCCTTGCTGCTGTCGCTCTTGTCCCGGCTGCCCTCGCCGCTGCCGTCGACGGTGCCGCTCCTGCTCCT CTTGCCGAGAGAGCCTGCGTCCCCAGCAAGTGCCGCTGCATTGGAGGCCAAGGCCAGTTCTGCGGCAACGAGGCCATCAACCACCACTGCAAGAACGGTCACGTCTATGAGTGCAACCGCCACACCGGCAAGACCTGCGACTATGGATACAGAAAGTCCTGTGGCCAGTGCGGCAAGCTCAGTTGCTAA
- the DIT1 gene encoding dityrosine synthesis enzyme (EggNog:ENOG410PH5M~COG:Q): protein MPTLNKGSSVYHSTYALYWRDSNGKLLAVEGNGSKEVRQAWPQLWEELSASTTDRTTTKLPSGRQIDRFKIELGLPILSDGGRLESGGQTTQIRELQRSNGLTLGHVSSEQGNNSTNADLHTWFEEFLLLRTEFTPFNAISESNCEARRISVQISDLFDAKLRNCPPNDQWSSGGGREYFLNRVYGFVDKGVPVIFCLPAFPCKSSNPQKVGGTYPDAAEYYALVTMLEFLRAVSAIYKPGAILWLISDGHVFSDCIGVDDIKVDEYKDQLMEMYHEICPDEKSRGFIRFMGLKDIFLSDPDLTNRLSPAWMETVALAHPVETVLTDDAELCRKLMTDMCEPDRDYLRKLIQDQEPHALQLYRGLSRFMLGDLGSHKALTSLSTKQQKKLSSSVATEMILRNQAYSNLVELLFPNYVRLSIHAHDNRGPKFGINLFPKTMIRSIRSLETRHETQSSYDFHLPTPWHNSIIKVNGDEYMYVGRADIAHAGFDSPQFSGSWVSGPNGGHFSISSKEQPVAEKPAQEVYPKSGLFMFIQWVWFGITKPFWTLWQ, encoded by the exons ATGCCTACTCTCAACAAAGGAAGCTCGGTATACCATTCGACGTACGCCCTGTATTGGCGTGACTCGAATGGCAAACTGTTGGCGGTTGAAGGCAACGGCTCCAAAGAGGTTCGCCAGGCATGGCCACAACTATGGGAGGAACTATCCGCAAGCACCACAGACCGAACGACGACAAAGCTACCGTCCGGCAGACAGATCGACCGCTTCAAAATCGAGTTGGGCTTGCCTATCCTTTCCGACGGTGGACGCCTGGAGTCCGGGGGCCAAACAACACAGATTCGAGAACTCCAGAGAAGTAACGGCCTCACCCTTGGACATGTTTCATCAGAGCAAGGAAACAACTCCACAAACGCAGATCTTCATACATGGTTTGAGGAATTCCTGCTGCTGCGCACCGAATTCACACCGTTCAACGCCATATCGGAATCCAATTGCGAGGCACGACGCATCTCTGTGCAGATATCCGATCTATTTGACGCAAAACTCAGAAACTGTCCCCCCAATGACCAGTGGAGCTCTGGTGGGGGGCGCGAGTATTTTTTGAACCGAGTATATGGGTTCGTCGACAAGGGTGTGCCTGTCATTTTCTGCTTGCCGGCCTTCCCCTGCAAGTCTTCAAACCCACAGAAGGTCGGGGGCACGTATCCTGACGCAGCAGAGTATTATGCCCTGGTGACGATGCTCGAGTTCCTCAGAGCAGTTTCTGCCATTTACAAGCCGGGAGCTATTCTGTGGCTTATCAGTGACGGCCATGTATTTTCCGACTGCA TTGGTGTCGACGACATCAAAGTGGACGAGTATAAGGATCAACTAATGGAAATGTATCACGAGATATGTCCCGATGAGAAGAGCCGTGGGTTCATTCGATTCATGGGACTGAAGGACATCTTCCTCTCCGATCCCGACTTGACAAATCGATTGTCGCCGGCATGGATGGAGACGGTGGCCTTGGCACACCCTGTTGAAACCGTGCTCACAGACGACGCAGAACTTTGCCGGAAGCTGATGACGGATATGTGTGAGCCGGATCGAGATTACCTGCGCAAGCTCATACAGGACCAAGAACCGCATGCACTCCAGCTATACAGGGGTCTTTCGCGGTTCATGCTGGGTGACCTCGGCAGCCACAAGGCACTCACTTCGTTGAGCACGAAACAGCAAAAGAAGCTTTCCAGTAGCGTTGCGACCGAAATGATCCTT CGGAATCAAGCATACTCAAATCTAGTCGAGCTGCTATTCCCCAACTATGTCCGACTGTCCATCCATGC TCACGATAACCGAGGACCCAAGTTCGGTATCAATCTTTTCCCCAAGACGATGATACGGTCGATCCGTTCCCTAGAGACGCGGCATGAGACTCAGTCGTCGTACGACTTCCACTTACCAACGCCGTGGCATAATTCGATCATCAAGGTCAATGGCGACGAGTACATGTACGTGGGCAGAGCAGACATTGCGCACGCCGGCTTTGACAGCCCTCAGTTTAGCGGCTCGTGGGTGTCTGGGCCGAACGGGGGACACTTTTCGATAAGCAGCAAGGAGCAGCCTGTGGCAGAGAAGCCAGCCCAGGAAGTATATCCCAAGTCCGGTTTGTTTATGTTTATCCAGTGGGTATGGTTCGGTATCACCAAGCCCTTTTGGACTCTCTGGCAGTGA
- a CDS encoding uncharacterized protein (EggNog:ENOG410PTDD) gives MVSPLASSEARGAERAIRYSRFFRLPIELREMIYIHLFERGRVHVWYFGSEQSKAYRQGWWHTICHRPTYYGNDRCRTHPTAADRSCLTPEQSQTARLRVFGWLLCCRRAYSESIQFLYSSNTFSVEPNYFPSFSDMERLFPPNCLSSVKSLELLYPVATYRDIPILDRFTSTIALIPSIFPHLRTFHIAISSWWMLCALEHWEHFTANHTALVRSELLGTLDGLVRRFDGRLKECEVTVDPNYYEIVKLLEDENGSGRPVEIPVMNWTKELLGRKYWRPIEGKSDVRNTRLGYWIIMAC, from the exons atGGTTTCACCTTTGGCATCGAGCGAAGCACGGGGCGCTGAGAGAGCTATCCGCTATAGCCGCTTTTTCCGACTCCCGATTGAGCTCCGGGAGATGATATACATCCACCTCTTCGAAAGAGGGAGGGTTCATGTGTGGTATTTTGGCAGCGAACAGTCAAAGGCATACAGGCAGGGCTGGTGGCATACAATTTGTCATCGCCCGACTTATTATGGGAATGATCGGTGCAGGACCCACCCTACAGCGGCGGATAGGAGCTGTCTCACGCCGGAACAATCGCAGACGGCGCGTTTGCGGGTTTTTGGGTGGCTCTTGTGCTGTCGAAGAGC ATACTCTGAATCCATCCAGTTCCTCTACTCCAGCAACACCTTCTCCGTCGAACCGAATTACTTCCCTTCTTTCTCTGACATGGAACGCCTTTTCCCTCCCAATTGCCTTTCATCCGTCAAATCCCTCGAACTTCTGTACCCAGTAGCCACTTATCGCGACATTCCTATCCTCGACAGGTTCACATCGACAATCGCGCTTATTCCGTCGATCTTTCCCCACTTACGAACATTTCACATTGCCATCAGTTCTTGGTGGATGCTCTGCGCCCTTGAACATTGGGAACATTTCACCGCTAATCACACAGCATTGGTGAGATCGGAGTTGTTGGGCACGTTGGATGGGCTCGTGAGGCGGTTCGACGGTCGTTTGAAGGAATGTGAGGTCACCGTCGACCCGAACTACTACGAGATTGTGAAATTATTGGAGGATGAGAATGGAAGTGGGCGCCCGGTTGAAATTCCGGTCATGAATTGGACGAAAGAACTTTTGGGTAGAAAGTATTGGAGGCCAATCGAAGGGAAAAGCGATGTTCGAAACACAAGGTTGGGATACTGGATCATAATGGCATGTTGA